Proteins encoded within one genomic window of Bombus vancouverensis nearcticus chromosome 4, iyBomVanc1_principal, whole genome shotgun sequence:
- the LOC117156713 gene encoding ATP-dependent RNA helicase p62 isoform X1, which translates to MLRHVMGAIGSLRIRTYGASYHGGNYRTKERGSAYGNNANNRNGRFENRNKNNMHGTMGALKKPNWSFENLKPFKKDFYIPHPNVQSRHPQEIDIFRQENQITLKGEKIPNPIQHFEEGNFPDHVMQCIRKQGFSEPTAIQAQGWPIAMSGQNMVGIAQTGSGKTLGYILPAIVHISSQQPLNHGDGPIALVLAPTRELAQQIQKVTYNFGYVRSTCIFGGAPKGSQARDLEQGVEICIATPGRLIDFLERGITNLRRCTYLVLDEADRMLDMGFEPQIRKIIEQIRPDRQVLMWSATWPKEVRNLAEEYLVDYTQLNIGSLTLSANHNILQIVDVCEEHEKQAKLQDLLQEISNVSPEGGKTIIFVETKKKVESITKTIRRYGWPAVCIHGDKSQLERDFVLTEFRRNKDSILVATDVAARGLDVDDVKYVINFDYPTSSEDYIHRIGRTGRSNNSGTSYAFFTPQNSRQAKGLINVLKEAKQVINPKLMELADRTGNDPARNRWGYGNYRRRETAFPKTHKRFDNLSYFDA; encoded by the exons AT GTTACGACATGTAATGGGAGCTATTGGATCCCTGAGAATTAG GACATACGGAGCTAGTTATCATGGTGGAAACTATAGAACAAAAGAAAGGGGATCTGCATATGGAAATAATGCTAATAATAGAAATGGACGATTTGAAAATCGCAACAAAAATAATATGCATGGCACTATGGGAGCCTTAAAAAAACCAAACTGGAGTTTTGAAAATTTAAAGCCttttaaaaaagatttttatataCCACATCCTAATGTTCAATCACGTCATCCACaagaaatagatatatttagaCAGGAGAATCAGATTACTCTTAAGGGAGAGAAAATTCCTAATCCTATACAACATtttgaagaaggaaattttcctGATCATGTAATGCAATGTATTAGAAAACAGGGGTTTAGTGAACCAACTGCTATTCAAGCTCAAGGATGGCCAATTGCAATGTCTGGACAAAATATGGTTGGAATAGCACAAACTGGATCTGGGAAAACTTTAGGATACATCCTACCTGCAATTGTACATATTAGCAGTCAACAACCATTAAATCATGGTGACGGGCCAATTGCTCTAGTTCTAGCACCAACAAGAGAATTGGCGCAGCAAATTCAAAAAGTTACTTATAATTTTGGCTACGTAAGAAGCACTTGTATTTTTGGTGGTGCGCCTAAAGGAAGCCAAGCTCGCGATTTAGAACAAGGAGTTGAGATTTGCATTGCCACACCAGGACGATTAATTGACTTTTTGGAACGAGGTATAACTAATTTACGTAGATGTACGTACTTGGTATTAGATGAAGCAGATAGAATGCTAGACATGGGTTTTGAACCTCAAATTCGAAAAATTATTGAACAAATTAGGCCAGATAGACAGGTATTGATGTGGTCTGCAACTTGGCCGAAAGAAGTTAGAAATCTTGCAGAGGAATACCTTGTAGACTATACACAATTGAACATTGGATCATTAACATTATCAGCTAATCACAATATTCTTCAGATTGTTGATGTCTGTGAAGAACATGAAAAACAAGCGAA ATTGCAAGATCTTCTTCAGGAGATTAGTAATGTTAGTCCAGAAGGTGGGAAGACAATAATTTTTGTAGAGACAAAGAAAAAGGTGGAGAGTATTACTAAAACTATTCGTCGATATGGGTGGCCAGCAGTATGTATACATGGTGACAAATCGCAACTAGAAAGAGATTTTGTTCTTACAG aatttagaaGAAATAAGGATTCAATTCTTGTAGCAACAGATGTTGCTGCTCGTGGATTGG ATGTCGACGACGTAAAGTACGTGATCAACTTCGATTATCCGACTTCATCTGAAGACTACATTCATAGAATTGGTAGGACGGGCCGATCAAATAATTCAGGCACGAGTTATGCCTTCTTTACACCACAAAATAGCCGACAGGCTAAAGGTTTAATTAATGTACTTAAGGAAGCTAAACAAGTTATCAATCCAAAACTTATGGAACTTGCAGACAGAACTGGAAATGATCCTGCACGAA ATCGTTGGGGCTATGGAAATTATCGCAGAAGAGAAACTGCTTTCCCTAAAACACATAAACGATTCGATAATCTAAGTTACTTTGACGCGTAG
- the LOC117156713 gene encoding ATP-dependent RNA helicase p62 isoform X2: MTYGASYHGGNYRTKERGSAYGNNANNRNGRFENRNKNNMHGTMGALKKPNWSFENLKPFKKDFYIPHPNVQSRHPQEIDIFRQENQITLKGEKIPNPIQHFEEGNFPDHVMQCIRKQGFSEPTAIQAQGWPIAMSGQNMVGIAQTGSGKTLGYILPAIVHISSQQPLNHGDGPIALVLAPTRELAQQIQKVTYNFGYVRSTCIFGGAPKGSQARDLEQGVEICIATPGRLIDFLERGITNLRRCTYLVLDEADRMLDMGFEPQIRKIIEQIRPDRQVLMWSATWPKEVRNLAEEYLVDYTQLNIGSLTLSANHNILQIVDVCEEHEKQAKLQDLLQEISNVSPEGGKTIIFVETKKKVESITKTIRRYGWPAVCIHGDKSQLERDFVLTEFRRNKDSILVATDVAARGLDVDDVKYVINFDYPTSSEDYIHRIGRTGRSNNSGTSYAFFTPQNSRQAKGLINVLKEAKQVINPKLMELADRTGNDPARNRWGYGNYRRRETAFPKTHKRFDNLSYFDA; this comes from the exons AT GACATACGGAGCTAGTTATCATGGTGGAAACTATAGAACAAAAGAAAGGGGATCTGCATATGGAAATAATGCTAATAATAGAAATGGACGATTTGAAAATCGCAACAAAAATAATATGCATGGCACTATGGGAGCCTTAAAAAAACCAAACTGGAGTTTTGAAAATTTAAAGCCttttaaaaaagatttttatataCCACATCCTAATGTTCAATCACGTCATCCACaagaaatagatatatttagaCAGGAGAATCAGATTACTCTTAAGGGAGAGAAAATTCCTAATCCTATACAACATtttgaagaaggaaattttcctGATCATGTAATGCAATGTATTAGAAAACAGGGGTTTAGTGAACCAACTGCTATTCAAGCTCAAGGATGGCCAATTGCAATGTCTGGACAAAATATGGTTGGAATAGCACAAACTGGATCTGGGAAAACTTTAGGATACATCCTACCTGCAATTGTACATATTAGCAGTCAACAACCATTAAATCATGGTGACGGGCCAATTGCTCTAGTTCTAGCACCAACAAGAGAATTGGCGCAGCAAATTCAAAAAGTTACTTATAATTTTGGCTACGTAAGAAGCACTTGTATTTTTGGTGGTGCGCCTAAAGGAAGCCAAGCTCGCGATTTAGAACAAGGAGTTGAGATTTGCATTGCCACACCAGGACGATTAATTGACTTTTTGGAACGAGGTATAACTAATTTACGTAGATGTACGTACTTGGTATTAGATGAAGCAGATAGAATGCTAGACATGGGTTTTGAACCTCAAATTCGAAAAATTATTGAACAAATTAGGCCAGATAGACAGGTATTGATGTGGTCTGCAACTTGGCCGAAAGAAGTTAGAAATCTTGCAGAGGAATACCTTGTAGACTATACACAATTGAACATTGGATCATTAACATTATCAGCTAATCACAATATTCTTCAGATTGTTGATGTCTGTGAAGAACATGAAAAACAAGCGAA ATTGCAAGATCTTCTTCAGGAGATTAGTAATGTTAGTCCAGAAGGTGGGAAGACAATAATTTTTGTAGAGACAAAGAAAAAGGTGGAGAGTATTACTAAAACTATTCGTCGATATGGGTGGCCAGCAGTATGTATACATGGTGACAAATCGCAACTAGAAAGAGATTTTGTTCTTACAG aatttagaaGAAATAAGGATTCAATTCTTGTAGCAACAGATGTTGCTGCTCGTGGATTGG ATGTCGACGACGTAAAGTACGTGATCAACTTCGATTATCCGACTTCATCTGAAGACTACATTCATAGAATTGGTAGGACGGGCCGATCAAATAATTCAGGCACGAGTTATGCCTTCTTTACACCACAAAATAGCCGACAGGCTAAAGGTTTAATTAATGTACTTAAGGAAGCTAAACAAGTTATCAATCCAAAACTTATGGAACTTGCAGACAGAACTGGAAATGATCCTGCACGAA ATCGTTGGGGCTATGGAAATTATCGCAGAAGAGAAACTGCTTTCCCTAAAACACATAAACGATTCGATAATCTAAGTTACTTTGACGCGTAG